The genomic window AAATCCAGCGGACCCAACCGTGTCGTATTGTTTTCTCTTTTCCTTGTCGCTCAATACCGCGTAGGCTTCACTCAGTTCTTTAAACTTTTCTTCCGCCTTTTTGTCCCCTTTATTCCTGTCCGGATGGTACTTCATGGCCAGCTTCCGATAAACCTTTTTTATTTCAGCATCGGAAGCCTTCTTGTCCACACCAAGGGTTTTATAATAATCTTTTTCGGGCATAAACATTCCTCAGATTTCAATTCGAAAAAAAGTTGCAAGTTGCAAGATGCAAGTTTCAAGAAAAGCCTTGAACCTCTCCAGGGTTTTCGCTTTGATCTTTCAGCTTTGAGCTTTTTTTGAATCTATTTTCATGCTTCGTGGTGTCCAAATGGACATGATAATTTAATGGTATAGGAATTTCCTTTTTGGACGCAGATCGACTCGGATCGGCTGAGGGCCGATCGTGCAGATTGTCAAGATTTTGAATATAAAGAATAGTTATCTGCGGGTATCGGCGAAAATCAGCGTCCTAATTTATTTAATTATAGTCATATTTCTTGATCTGTCAATCGATTCCGTTTGCCTTGTTTGTTCCGTCCAGCCCGGACTTGACATTTTTTAAGGCCATTATATAATCTTTTTTGATTGAAACCAGAATCATCAGGTGGTAACCTCATCCTCTTTCCTATTTTCATTTTTCAGCAAGAAGACTGTGGAATCGTTCCTTAGACAACTTAAAAAAACACCTTTGGGGGAGATGATCTGTTATCATCAAAGAATACCGGCCCAACCTTCGCGCTGGGGCCGGCCGGCCGCCCCCTTTCCGGAATTGATCCGGAATGCCCTGTCCGAAAAAGGGATTCCCCGGTTGTATTCGCACCAGGTCGAGGCTCTGGAGAGGATCCGGAATGGGGAGCAGGTCATTATCTCCACACCCACAGCCAGCGGTAAGTCCTTAATCTATGTTTTGTCCAGTTTGTTCAACCTGATCCAGGATCCTGCCGCCAAGGCCCTGCTCCTGTTTCCGATCAAAGCCCTGGAACAGGATCAACGGAAGATTCTGGAAGAATGGGCCCCAGGGCTTCCTTTTACCGGGAAAACCCTTTCGGCGATTTATGATGGGGACACCCCGGTTTCTCAAAGAAAAAAGATTCGACAGGCCCCTCCCCCTATTTTGATCTCTAATCCTGACATGCTTCATATGGGGATCCTCTCTTATCACGAGCAATGGAAGGAATTTTTCCAAAATCTGAAATTAGTGGTCCTGGACGAAGCCCATGTCTACAAAGGGATATTGGGAAGTCACCTGGTGCAGGTTATCCGGAGGTTGCGGCGAATTTGTCATCTCTACCAAAGTGCTCCCCAGTTTATCCTTTGTTCGGCGACCATTGCCGATCCCGGACTTTTTTCAGAGTCTCTCACCGGCCTTTCTTTTCAAGTGGTCCAGGAGTCCGGCTTCCCCTCCCCGGCCAAACATTTTCTTTTCCTGAACCCGGATATCAGCCCGGCGGTTGTGGGTGCCCGGCTCTTTACCTATTGTCTTTCCAAAGGGAAAAAGACCATCCTTTTTACGCAGGGCCGACGGGTAACCGAATTGATCCATATGTGGGTGGAACAAATGGCCCCGGGGTATAAAGGAAAGATCAGCTCTTACCGGGCCGGATTTTTGCCTGGGGAACGGCGGATAATCGAGCAAAGACTGGCATCAGGCGAATTACTGGGGGTCATTTCCACCAGTGCCCTGGAAATGGGCATCGATATCGGCAGTCTGGATGTCTGTTTACTGGTCGGTTATCCCGGCAGTGTAATCAATACCTGGCAGCGGGGGGGAAGGGTCGGGCGGAGTCAGCGGGAATCAGCCATCGTTTTGATCGCCCAGCCGGATGCCCTGGATCAATATTTTATCCGCCATCCGGAAGATTTTTTTGACCGCAGTTTTGAAACCGCAGTGGTCGATCCGGATAACAGCCCCATCCTCAAGGCCCATCTGACCTGTGCCGCAGCGGAAATCCCCCTTTCTCAAGAAGACCTTTTTTATAAGCCGTCCCTTTACCCGCAGGAGGTCCGGGATCTGGAAAAAGAAGGCCGTTTATTATTGACTGCCGCCGGGGAGGAATGGGTGTCGGCCAAGAAGCACCCTCACCGGGAGGTCAATATCCGGTCGGTCGGTGAAGCCTTTACGATATTAACCGGGAAAAAGGGTGAGGTCGTCGGGACCCTGGACGGTCTGAGGGCCTTTCGGGAGTGCCATCCCGGGGCCGTCTACCTCCATAGGGCCGAATCGTATCAGGTTGAACAATTGGATATTGCTGACCGGAACGTTTATGTCACCCGGAAGGAGGTCAATTATTACACCCGTATCGTGGCCCAGAAGGAAACCGAAATTATCCAAAAGGAGCGGGTCCGGCCGGTAGGAAACTTCCTGGTCAATTTTGGAAAGGTTCTGGTTACAGAGACCTTCACCGGTTATGAGAAACGGGCCATTCATGGGCAGGAACTCCTGGGGGTCTATCCCTTGGAACTCCCCCCCCAGACCTTTGAGACCGAGGGGTTGTGGATCGAGATCGAAGAAGTCGTTCAGAATCAGTTGAAGGATCAGGGCTTTCATGTGATGGGCGGCCTTCATGCCCTGGAACACGGGGCCATCAGCATCTTCCCTTTGTATGCCCTTTGCGACCGGGGGGATATTGGCGGCATCTGTTACCCCCATCATCCCCAGGTGGGGAAAGGGGCCATTTTTATCTATGACGGCTATCCCGGGGGGGTGGGGTTGGCCAAAAGGGGCTTTGAAATTATTGAAGGTCTTCTGGAAAAGACCCTCCATTTGATTTCCGAGTGTCCTTGTGAACAAGGCTGTCCTTCCTGTATCCACTCGCCGCAGTGCGGCTCAGGGAATAAACCGTTGGATAAACAGGGGGCTTTATATCTCAGTCAATTGCTCCTGGGGAAGATCCCGCTGAAGATTTCCCAGGGACACCCCCTTCCAATTGGGGAAATGGCCAAAGACCTGGCATTCCGAAAAACCGTTATCAGGAAAACACGGATCGGCTTTTTTGATCTGGAAACCCAGCGTCTGGCCGAGGAGGTCGGGGGGTGGGGAAATAAGCACCTGATGCGGGTGTCCGTAGGAGTCGTTTACGATAGTCAGGATGATTGTTTTCATCCCTACCGGGAAAAAGATATAATCCCTTTGTTGGCCCACTTGAAACAGTTCGATCTCCTGGTGGGCTTTAATATTAAAAGTTTTGACTATGGCGTCTTAAGAGGGTATTCTTCCTTTAATTTCGATTCTCTGCCGACCCTTGATCTGTTGGAGGATGTATTTTCCTGCTTGGGGTTTCGATTGAGCCTGGATCACCTGGCCCACAAGACGCTGGGAGTTCAAAAAAGCGGGAATGGTCTCCAGGCGGTTCAATGGTTCAGGGAAGGCTGCTGGGAACCATTGACCCATTACTGTCAGAAGGATGTGGAAATTACCAAATCCCTTTTTGAATTCGGACAAAAAAAAGGACATGTCCTTTTTGAAAACAAGGCTGGTCAGAGGCTCCGTTGTCCGGTCGATTGGAGTGTGGATCGGATCAAGAAGCTGTTAAAAGAGATAGAGAGAAGCCAAAAATGTTGACAGGAGGTCAGCCCTATGCCGATTTATGAATATGAATGTCAGGATTGTCATAAAAAGTCCTCATTCCTAATCATGAATTTGGAAAAAGAGGTTCCCGCGCTCCGCTGTAAAAAATGCGGCGGCCCGCGGTTGAACCGGATCGTTTCCCGGGTGAATGTCGTCAAATCCGAAGAAGCCCGGATGGAAAGCCTGGCCGATCCTTCCAAGCTTGGGGGTCTGGATGAGAATGATCCCAAAAGTGTGGCCCGATGGATGAAAAAGATGGGTAAGGAAATGGGTGAAGAGATGGGAGGCGAGGATTTTGATCAAATGGTGGATGAAGCCATGTCCGAAGCAGACCAGGGAATGGGAGGAGGCCCTTCTGACCTGGGGGAGGATCTGTGAAATTAGAGATGTTTTTGTGCACCATATTGGAATTCGATGGCCTTTCAACATAATAAAGTCGGTTTTAAACTGATTCTTATTTATCTGTTTTCTCTGTGTCTGGCCCTGTCAGCCGTTTTGGTGGTGACCCAATCCATTATCACCCAACAAGTCCACAGACGGCATCAAAAGAAATTAGATACCCTGACCCAGAAGGTTTTCTTCAGTCTGGAAAAACA from Deltaproteobacteria bacterium includes these protein-coding regions:
- a CDS encoding DEAD/DEAH box helicase, with the translated sequence MICYHQRIPAQPSRWGRPAAPFPELIRNALSEKGIPRLYSHQVEALERIRNGEQVIISTPTASGKSLIYVLSSLFNLIQDPAAKALLLFPIKALEQDQRKILEEWAPGLPFTGKTLSAIYDGDTPVSQRKKIRQAPPPILISNPDMLHMGILSYHEQWKEFFQNLKLVVLDEAHVYKGILGSHLVQVIRRLRRICHLYQSAPQFILCSATIADPGLFSESLTGLSFQVVQESGFPSPAKHFLFLNPDISPAVVGARLFTYCLSKGKKTILFTQGRRVTELIHMWVEQMAPGYKGKISSYRAGFLPGERRIIEQRLASGELLGVISTSALEMGIDIGSLDVCLLVGYPGSVINTWQRGGRVGRSQRESAIVLIAQPDALDQYFIRHPEDFFDRSFETAVVDPDNSPILKAHLTCAAAEIPLSQEDLFYKPSLYPQEVRDLEKEGRLLLTAAGEEWVSAKKHPHREVNIRSVGEAFTILTGKKGEVVGTLDGLRAFRECHPGAVYLHRAESYQVEQLDIADRNVYVTRKEVNYYTRIVAQKETEIIQKERVRPVGNFLVNFGKVLVTETFTGYEKRAIHGQELLGVYPLELPPQTFETEGLWIEIEEVVQNQLKDQGFHVMGGLHALEHGAISIFPLYALCDRGDIGGICYPHHPQVGKGAIFIYDGYPGGVGLAKRGFEIIEGLLEKTLHLISECPCEQGCPSCIHSPQCGSGNKPLDKQGALYLSQLLLGKIPLKISQGHPLPIGEMAKDLAFRKTVIRKTRIGFFDLETQRLAEEVGGWGNKHLMRVSVGVVYDSQDDCFHPYREKDIIPLLAHLKQFDLLVGFNIKSFDYGVLRGYSSFNFDSLPTLDLLEDVFSCLGFRLSLDHLAHKTLGVQKSGNGLQAVQWFREGCWEPLTHYCQKDVEITKSLFEFGQKKGHVLFENKAGQRLRCPVDWSVDRIKKLLKEIERSQKC
- a CDS encoding zinc ribbon domain-containing protein: MPIYEYECQDCHKKSSFLIMNLEKEVPALRCKKCGGPRLNRIVSRVNVVKSEEARMESLADPSKLGGLDENDPKSVARWMKKMGKEMGEEMGGEDFDQMVDEAMSEADQGMGGGPSDLGEDL
- a CDS encoding DnaJ domain-containing protein translates to MPEKDYYKTLGVDKKASDAEIKKVYRKLAMKYHPDRNKGDKKAEEKFKELSEAYAVLSDKEKRKQYDTVGSAGF